In a genomic window of Littorina saxatilis isolate snail1 linkage group LG6, US_GU_Lsax_2.0, whole genome shotgun sequence:
- the LOC138969092 gene encoding uncharacterized protein, translated as MYFTMTMKAKAAIMVVAVTMMVIFMTTASANEELSVRHRRGTLTQCSGGKRVPVRICVKTAEGNAVQSRGTDSDVRVRLNGANCHSPVYDLESSNDDFEQGDYDCYGFKTYDVGTPGR; from the exons ATGTACTTCACGATGACGATGAAAGCAAAAGCGGCAATAATGGTGGTGGCAGTGACGATGATGGTGATTTTTATGACTACGGCGAGTGCGAATGAAGAGCTTTCTGTTCGCCATCGTCGTGGAACACTGACACAGTGCTCTGGAGGCAAAAGAG TTCCGGTCAGGATTTGCGTGAAAACGGCGGAGGGTAATGCGGTTCAATCACGCGGTACTGACTCAGACGTGCGCGTGCGACTGAATGGAGCGAACTGCCACTCCCctgtgtatgaccttgagagttCTAATGATGATTTCGAGCAAGGTGACTACGATTGTTACGGCTTCAAGACTTATGACGTTGGAACTCCG GGTCGTTAA